In Deltaproteobacteria bacterium, the following are encoded in one genomic region:
- the radA gene encoding DNA repair protein RadA — translation MNKPRKTIFTCQACGYQTAKWMGKCPDCGEWESLVEEVQADKRLTGGGRGGVMEKNVPVAIDAVEADDENRLVTGIGEFDRVLGGGLVTGTLVLIGGDPGIGKSTLMLQALFGIARQGKRVLYVSGEESVKQLSLRSRRLATVSPDMLAVSEIDIDAILAMVEKEQPDVLVVDSIQTMYSGDLTSAPGSVSQVRESAMRLMLMAKKKGVPTFLVGHVTKDGAIAGPRLLEHMVDTVLYFEGDRNHVFRILRAVKNRFGSTNEIGVFEMKGHGLDEVDNPSSIFLSERPEGSPGSVVTASMEGTRPILLELQALASSTSFGTPRRTILGLDHNRVALLTAVMEKKLGLHLMGHDIFMNVAGGVKVDEPAVDLGIVSAIASSFLDKPVPEGSVVLGEVGLTGEVRAIGQVDIRAAEIRKMGFSRCLVPFSNLKRMPVVDGLALVGVRTVEEAIEELF, via the coding sequence GTGAATAAACCCCGGAAAACGATATTTACCTGCCAGGCGTGCGGATACCAGACGGCGAAATGGATGGGCAAATGCCCGGACTGCGGCGAGTGGGAGAGCCTGGTGGAAGAGGTCCAGGCCGACAAACGCCTTACGGGGGGCGGCAGGGGCGGTGTCATGGAAAAGAACGTGCCCGTTGCCATCGATGCGGTGGAGGCCGACGATGAAAACCGGCTGGTTACCGGCATCGGCGAATTCGACCGCGTCCTGGGGGGCGGGCTGGTCACCGGCACCCTGGTGCTGATCGGCGGCGATCCCGGCATCGGCAAATCGACCCTCATGCTGCAGGCCCTTTTTGGCATCGCCCGGCAGGGAAAGCGGGTGCTGTACGTTTCCGGCGAGGAGTCGGTCAAGCAGCTCAGTTTGAGGAGCCGGCGCCTCGCCACCGTTTCCCCGGACATGCTGGCGGTGTCGGAAATCGACATCGATGCCATCCTGGCTATGGTGGAAAAGGAGCAGCCGGACGTGCTGGTCGTCGATTCCATCCAGACCATGTACAGCGGCGACCTGACCTCTGCACCCGGAAGCGTCAGCCAGGTGCGCGAGTCCGCCATGCGCCTGATGCTGATGGCAAAAAAGAAAGGCGTCCCCACCTTCCTGGTGGGCCACGTGACCAAGGACGGCGCCATTGCCGGACCCCGGCTTCTCGAACACATGGTGGACACGGTGCTCTATTTCGAAGGGGACCGGAACCACGTGTTCAGGATCCTGCGGGCGGTGAAAAACCGCTTCGGCTCCACCAACGAGATCGGGGTGTTCGAGATGAAGGGCCACGGCCTCGACGAGGTGGACAACCCTTCGAGCATTTTTCTTTCGGAACGGCCCGAAGGCTCTCCGGGATCGGTGGTCACGGCCAGCATGGAAGGCACCCGTCCCATTCTGCTCGAGCTCCAGGCGCTTGCCAGCAGCACCAGCTTCGGGACGCCGCGGCGGACCATCCTGGGCCTCGACCACAACCGGGTGGCCCTCCTGACGGCGGTGATGGAAAAAAAGCTCGGCCTGCACCTGATGGGGCACGACATCTTCATGAATGTGGCCGGCGGCGTCAAGGTGGACGAGCCGGCCGTTGACCTGGGGATCGTGTCCGCCATCGCTTCCAGCTTTCTGGACAAACCGGTGCCCGAGGGCAGCGTTGTCCTGGGCGAGGTGGGGCTAACCGGAGAGGTCCGGGCCATCGGCCAGGTCGATATCCGGGCCGCGGAGATCAGGAAGATGGGGTTTTCCCGCTGCCTGGTGCCGTTCAGCAACCTGAAACGGATGCCGGTGGTCGACGGCCTGGCACTGGTGGGGGTCCGAACCGTCGAGGAGGCGATCGAGGAACTTTTCTAG